From Lucilia cuprina isolate Lc7/37 chromosome 4, ASM2204524v1, whole genome shotgun sequence:
GAAGTACTGTTCAaggtcatttttatgacgaatgcatacatacatacatacatacatacatacatacatacatacatacatacatacatatatacatacatacatacatacatacatacatatatacactcagttttgttattttaacaatcCACAAAGTAATTTCATAGACACTACGAATGCATTACTACCTGTTTCCAAAATTATTGTTTCTTGCTTTTTAAgtcaatatattttgatttatttcataTCATCCTGTttcaaacaatatgtttaaatatgtcctgtaaaaaacaattttctacatacgaacatacatgtaaatatttgaatatagttttacattcatatgtatatatgtatatatgtatgtatgtacatactaaaaatttaaatctttcattaaaaaatttatattcaaaatttttcaaatgctcactcctattattttgaacgcaactgtatgtatgtatgtatgtatgtatgtatgtatgtatgtatgtatgtatgtatgtatgtatgtatgtatgtatgtatgtatgtacatacatacatacatacatacatacatacatacatacatacatacatacatacatacatacatacatacatacatacatacatacatgcatacatacatatatacatacatatatacatacatatatacatacatattatgtacatacaaaatataagcATACACTTTTTAAAGTAACTTATTTACTCCTTTTTTTGTTCTCCTGATACGATCAACAcgattttacaaatttacttttaatatccacataaaaattaaatattaacttaatatacatacatacatatattcagtaattcaattcaaaaaaattttattaaacctctaaaaatttcatcaaaaaattgttataaaagcaacaacaacactgcatatagaaaaagatgtacacgtgtgtgtgtagatgtatttggttttattcagctgtgtattttccttttcctttttttgttctcCTGATACGATCAACAcgattttacaaatttacttttaatatccacataaaaattaaatattaacttaatatacatacatacatatattcagtaattcaattcaaaaaaattttattaaacctctaaaaatttcatcaaaaaattgttataaaagcaacaacaacactgcatatagaaaaagatgtacacgtgtgtgtagatgtatttggttttattcagctgtgtattttctactaaaataaactgcaaaaaatatgattcgcctttttttgttaaaataaaataattttcccttttgttgtgcaaatatattttttaatgaatagaaaaaagtatttaaaacgtttttaattatatgagagtagattgtgagttattgtacaataatttttatgcgaataatgtaagtttgaaattgaaaactaacacaaattttttccaagtgctttttagaacaattttttacgataaacaaaaacaaaatctacgtctcatcaatgcacagtggggcagaatggaaattttttggaaataaatctggcatttctaaacggctgatccgatcgggataaaatttggcttgagcgtagccaaggagtattcgagtttaagttttgaagatgaaccccgcagatgccccagggacggagctgtggcggcaaagtagggtacctacgacatgtaaaatttttaaactcgtgccaaatacaaacatttttatattttctgaaagctcgacgagatcttgaaaaaacatgcttggacatactacttatctcttataatatccgagttataggcatttaaaaatttagtgatacaaaatttaccataccttggtccgcctttttttgaataccgggcgtaaatttggaccaaatggactcaatttttttcttgttagttagacaacaaaatttccaataatatacaaaaaatacaaatcaatatAGTTTAcatatccaaaaatatacgttttttaatttaaaaattcaaaaaattttagatttttgccgtttttttttgcccaaaatgtgtcttaatcttttattaataaaataaaattttctttaagaacatataacaattttatagttttctaaaaggtatctttacgcagaacgctttggcgtaaaaaacttgtcctattttttgaaaatgttgccattgcgtccttccgaatatgatctatttttatcaaaacttcaactttgggcgacatgttctaaaatcccaaagctgggatcagaaaactgaaagcagttttggaaacctcaatatgttttctatttactccaaaagtattttcccagccctgaaagaaatgtggaccctaggggcaaaaatgtaaaaatcccatttttgggattttcattcctatttttgggaattgtgggatgccctttgaccttttcaattttttttgcattttcttatttgaaatgacaaatttaacaagcgttgaagatttcattgagttttgtttatattaagtataaataaagattttgtcatatattacatatttgttaaatttctaaaactatgatttatatcaaaattttaatagggtcgcagatagctgcaacaatttagtccatatttatcccttaatatctttttttagttagatatggaaattctcgaccctttacaaaaaatttcaagccaatatctcaattacattcaaaaatatgtttatttaaacctgtttcctttaatttcatatttttcatattttagtattaaatatgacagaaaattcaaaaaaaaatttagatttttgccgtttttttgcccaaaatgtgtcttaatcttttattaataaaataaaattttctttaagaacatataacaattttatagttttctaaaaggtatctttacgcagaacgctttggcgtaaaaaacttgtcctattttttgaaaatgttgccattgCGTCCTTcggaatatgacctatttttatcaaaacttcaactttgggcgacatgttctaaaatcccaaagctgggatcagaaaactgaaaacagttttggaaacctcaatatgttttctatttactccaaaagtattttcccagccctgaaagaaatgtggaccctaggggcaaaaatgtaaaattcccatttttgggattttcattcctatttttgggaattgtgggatgccctttgaccttttcaatttttttttgcatcttattatttgaaatgacaaatttaacaagcgttgaagatttcattgagttttgtttgtaaataaagattttgtcatatattacatatttgttaaatttctaaaactatgatttatatcaaaattttaatagggtcgcagatagctacaacaatttagtccatatttatcccttaatattttttttagttagatatggaaattctcgaccctttacaaaaaatttgaagccaatatctcaattacatttaaaaatatgttcatttaaacctgtttcctttaatttcatatttttcatattttagtattaaatatgacagaacatgtttaaatcttatatttacctattttctatttgtttgcttatcctcaTAATTGAAAGGTcttattatgcttaaattttctgaaatttataactattttacctaaattttttcgacagatcatttcgttctgtttcgtttatgatcatgtaggtaaaaatatacaggtaatgataatttcgattcattcactaataaaaaatatcaatgactgaattacaggttatagtaatatagtcctaaatgttaataggtagacagttcgtaattttttactttggaatacctgtatcggaaatgacaagaattggtatataagtaaacttctcagattttaagtaccatatttaataaatctacaatgaagattacattaaagtacgaagagttgtgttccgttttatggagtgtatcttcaaaagggccagaaagaattgaagatatttcaaattatataaaaaatacatatagtagaaaagtagacaaaacaggcagtctgtggatggaaatcaaaagaaatttctattaaaattttgtagctgtagtacggaaatctcaacttacaacacatcagcaggagcgccttgtaagtcatacgaagacttatgttcaaggtaaaaaaagagggtcacacaaaaacttttttttatctcaaatgaggaaattgctgatacatttaacgaaatgctgcaaaaggaaaaccaacatatgaatgccgtacatattgcaactattcttcctaatgcatcaccaaaacgacttaagcgaattgtggaaagcataccaactccaacatcacgatcaaattttactgaagaggaagcaatagcgcttatgttggaactgggtctcagtcgaaataagtaccaaatattaaggaaagctctgcatgaaaaaggacacaatatattaccatcatacaaggcgatccaggaaaaaaacaaactataccatcacctattgctgttaatgatgtggaagcttgtattgatatatcatctttgctcgaaaacaaagcatcaagaattgtgtcagacttttcagaagaccaacaaaggaaaattcataactgtgatgttgtcttaatatgtaagtggggatgtgtcggtttatcagcacttccagaatacaaacaagcttgtggaagtcggacattagcagactacaaaagtgtatttatgtcatcattagtgccattacgaattcgttcatattcccttaatccatcatcgtcaagcatcggaaattcatttgaagatatatggatcaatacaactccgggttcaaaaaatttttgtagacccattggatttgaatatataaagaagttaaagaaaacaacaaaagatttagtggaatatttaaaagatgaaataaatgcactggagcccatttgcataaaaattaaggaattctctattaacgtatcatatcagctaagcttaacaatgattgatgaaaaggtcagcaatgccataacaaaaaaagtcgcaattctcaaatataaacaaaagcagaagtattaatgaagaagtcctgtctttcggaatttcatttttggattactttttacacatagcatacgacctcaaatatagaagtgtgccagagaatcttactaaatcaacaaaaaataatgaagaattgaaagaactgagagctgcggaaaaaagcagaatccaagaagaatataaagttcagatgggattaaacatcgacaaaccacttccaagttgcggtagtacaaatgacggtaatacggcgagaaggtttttttgtgattttgaaattacttcaaaaataactggaatcgacaaggagttgcttcgaagagttaacactattttaatgacactgaatagtaaacataaaattaatggaaatcgatttggggaatatacatctgaaatttctaaattacttgtatctctgtatccatggagggaactaacaccaacagtacacaaagtattgtgtcatggtcaaataataattgaatcgaatattcttccacttggaaagttaacagaagaagcccaggaagcgaggaatcgagattttaagcatgttcaacttttcagctcaagaaaatgctccaggcaatcacagaatgaagatattttatagtttacttctagcttctgatcctgttctttcaactatgcgaaaaagatggatttgttatgaaactctatcatctcaaaacgaggaagatttaaaggacttatattaccttctggatatgtataccgatatgacagattattttatagaaaataagtagtgtaggaattaactatataagtaggttgtaagaattaattgtattaagtatgtttaagataaacagttcaaataaaaaaagctattatactaactgatgatattgtattaaattgtgttttatatttcggtgggcgggaaaggtggtttgtgtggggtgatttaggtgttgttgtgcgtggctcataaaaaaattatatttttttattgtatatacaattttatagtctttaataaaataattaactaaataatttttaaaaattgtccaaatattttattcaacaccaaatgtatgttctgtcatacttgatactaaaatatgaaaaatatgaattttaatgaacatatttttgaatataattgagATAttagcttgaaattttttgtaaagggtcgagaatttccatatctaactaaaaaaaatatattaagggataagtatggactaaattgttgtagctatctgctaccctattaaaattttgatataaatcatagttttagaaatttaacaaatatgtaatatatgaaaaaatctttatttatgaacaaaactcaatgaaattcaatattttagaatttttaaattaaaaaacgtatatttttgtatctgtaaatgatattgattgaatttgaattttttgtatattattggaaaaattgagtccatttggtccagaATTaagcccggtattcaaaaaaaaggcggaccaaggtatggtaaattttgtatcactaaatttgtaaatgcctataactcggatattataagagataagtagtatgcccaagcatgttttttcaagatctcgtcgggtgaaaaacaaaaaatggcacgagtttaaaaattttacatgtcgtaggtaccctactttgagccgccacagctccgtccctggggcatctgcggggttcatcttcaaaacttaaactcgaatcctccttggctacgctcacgccaaattttatcccgatcggccgtttagaaatgccagatttatttccaaaaaattttcattctgccccactgtgcaatgtTTACCAGCAGTGAATACGAAAGTGTCTTGCTTggatactgttaagaacaacaacaacgtattgctagtattaagcgcatataagtgtatagaaaacacactgtctatagctaagcgcattaggcttgggcacccttggtttggatgctgttggtattttgtgttttatttcgtttagcgttgttgttgttgttctttttgtttagcttttgatgtaataataatgtagtcgggaaaaaatttaaaatttaaataactaatacgtttaaaatacactatggtgaagggtatataagattcggcacagccgaatatagcactcttaattgttatattataggcaagtaatatgaaatatatgtgggtactataaatatgttagcgagttgctgcgtaatatattgcttgtaaaaacattttatatttgtctgtaagctgcaatatgcaatagcttgtatgggtaaatatttttagcaaaaatactaaaaatatttcgaatgcgagcaattaaataaattatatccataaaatatatttattttttgttattgcataCGTATGCATCagagaaaatatgcattttggttactaatatattagtaattttaatctCTGGTTAAAACAGTGGTAAAATAGTAAAATCGcaattattaaaatctaaaatagtttattttacttCCTAAAAGtggttaatttgaaaaatatatcgataataaaaaaaaaaaaatttgaagaaatttcttaatttcttgCAACAAAAcagaagaaataaaataaaatacaacgaagaagaagaaataataaaataaggcTGTATCTTTGAAGAAATTTcgttaattttaacaattttattttattcaagtCGAacaagttagttagtaagtatttttcgggaggggaacttgtatgggagctatgatcaattatgaacaGATCGCAAAagatttcatagtaatatttctatatgggGACCTTGTaggggagctatgaccaattatggaccgatccaaaggaACTTTCATGGTtacatttctgtatataagagcaatatttgcaccaaattttatatccatattttaatttagtaatgagttatgtgcgtttaagtgattttcgggaggggaccttgtatgggagctatgaccaaatatggaccgatcaataATCTTCAATTATAATatatctgtatataagagcaatacttgtaccaaattttatatcgatatcttaatttagtcaTGAGATATGCGCGTTTTAGtgtttttcgggaggggaccttgtatgggaggtatgaccaattatggacccatcaaaaaaatttttcctcctaataaattatattgacataaaattttgtgaagatatcgacattacgacggaagttattaacataaaaccaaatttccgggaatatNNNNNNNNNNNNNNNNNNNNNNNNNNNNNNNNNNNNNNNNNNNNNNNNNNNNNNNNNNNNNNNNNNNNNNNNNNNNNNNNNNNNNNNNNNNNNNNNNNNNTTTAAGacatattactgacccaaaaatgtaagtacatcagtaaaattctacataaacatgaatgatttgatggtgggtatataagattcggcatggccgaataaaacattcttacttgtttaaatttactttttttaaaattcttgcaCACTCACTTAACTTTTCTTTCACCAACTGTGCTATTTTCATTTCTATCGTGAGCTTAAACACCCTATTTTTTGTCTTCCCctacttttatgtaaaaataatttcttgcGAATTTCATTCTCCTACAATTCTGCTACATAAGCAGCCCAATTATGAATATTCCCGGGGAAATGAGCTTTATTTCTTCCGGTAATAAAATTCCCCTATTCTAAACAATCGGGGAGAATAGTATTTTGGGAAAGTGAGTTTTGATTTTTCGAAGTCAGCTGTTTTGCTTACagctgttttgttttaatttagcaaaacatttttgtgaaaaacaagagtataaagtgaaaaagttataatttcaaataaaacaaaatgtttagtgTAGCAGTTCGGATAGTAGCTGAAGAAGCTGAAGTTGAAGAACAGCAACAATCCAAAAATGATCAAAGAATTGCCAGGAGAGAGTTGCGTTTCCAACTCTAACAGTCTtctgtttttttcaattttatcctGAACTTCAGTATGCCATAACTTTTCCGTTACCAAATTTTGCCGCTTTTGATCTAGTAACTCCTCTTTCTTCACATCGTAAAGCCGGTCTATGGaacgataaattttttttggaggtTTGTTGCTGCTCTTTCGTTACTTCCTGCATATTCTTTTGAATACCGATTTCCTCTGCAAGGATATCGGCAGAGGAAACCTGTGGGGGCAGTCCAACTGgcgtctttttattttttttcgcggGTGGCTAAGATGGACACTCTTTCTGTATTTCATTTGAATCATCGTCGGTCACTAAAATTTcctccaaaatatttttaatatttgcttctttttgtttgttggtGTTTTTATAAGAACCACCTAATCCAAACTTGTTGGCTACACCTTCAACCGACTCCTTCATCCCAATTAAGTTTAAATGGACTCCTCAATTCCAGAAAACTTCTGCTCCATATTCGGGCCTCCACCAGTTCCTTTACTTGATTTGAGGTTTTGGGCNNNNNNNNNNNNNNNNNNNNNNNNNNNNNNNNNNNNNNNNNNNNNNNNNNNNNNNNNNNNNNNNNNNNNNNNNNNNNNNNNNNNNNNNNNNNNNNNNNNNtgcttcgaaataatataatctgcttcgaaataatataatttatttaaaatcatcaaGAAGGAATTGgaaatcataaagaaaatttgtcacaaaaaagtagttaaaagtttttgagtcgaaaataaaccctttttaaacttaatttctttttcggtttttctctaagtgaggcaggttaataatatagatagaatttCAGATTtccagctttcatttgataccaatattatcattataaaatacctataaatattttaaatattcgtttgtagtcctttaaactttgaaatccttttataaggacataaaaatcggtgtacgcaattctataagcGGAATCTATTTGCACATGCTTTttcatgtgtgaatgcttttttcaaaattgtaacagggtgtatatgaagaaaactATTGTTAAATGCAATAagaacatctagtttccttttattcgaataaccgaataacttttaattatccgactattaaccggctaacgtaaaacctcaattttttgtcgaataaaccgaataagacaaaaacccgaataattgaataccctactcAACAcacaatttatatttgaaaaaacaagGTTTTTCGATTGatctttattttctaattttacttaaaattcaatttttttctttcttaatttttttactattaccactcattttaaataataaaaaataaattcctttaaacCATAATATAAagcgaaaacaaacaaaaaataacggtTTAAACTTGAATAACATCTGAATTATATTGCAATTAACTTAATCAAAAATAGTTCacaaagatttaaaattataaaaacaattttatctacaaaaagcaaaaacgtttaaaattttgaGGACATTCTGCATTactaattaattgaaataagaAAACACCAAGAGTGTTATCTGTTAAAAGGGTGAACAGAGAGGGGGAATCTGCTTATCATTGTAGTTAGCttatagttattttattttttcgtaatatatcaccaaattttggtgcattatGCCGACTTTACatgatcacacaagtaatatgatctgtcaaaattttgtgtagaagagtacgtaTGGGATCGTGTAaatgcaatatgtaatgaaaccatcacacatttaGAGAGAATACGAATGccacaaaaatgaaattttgaataaatcgacattaaagtttaaaaaaaattctcaaaaaataatcatataagATCGATAGCTATCGGATGCCAATAGAAGAAAATCATAAATTCAGTGGAAAGCCTAGCCTGCCTAGaaataattgaatatattttatttttaaaaaccaagtaGTGGATTATGATGTTcttgctacaaaaaaaaatatatatatatatatatatatatatatatatatatatatatatatatattatatatatatatatatatatatatatatatatatatatatatatatatatatatatatatatatatatatatatatatatatatattcaatatgATATTTATATTTCGGTATTTTTTAGTTACTTTATATGTGAGAATAAATTTGGTTAAATACAGCTTAATTATTCTACAGCAAAAACAGGTCCTGTAGTATGATTTGGTATaggcaaaaaatattgtaaatataataataaaaacattgcaTTGGTTTGGGTTTTGCACTTAATATCCAGATTAAAATTTGCGATAAACTTGCGTTTTTTCAGCACAGTTAATATTTTGCTTCTTGGTTGTCGTTTCAAATATCCGAACTAATTTCAATCAATGTTGAGTCAGATTTCTTGCATTtgcttgaaaaaaatttctgtaaatgTCTTTAGTAATTTATGCATATAGTTTGAACTTTATATACGATTTTTCgcaatatgaaatttaatttgtaaacaaaacaacataattataaatgaaattatttttatgcagtAACATGGTAAGccactttaatttcaaaaaatgatatCTCTCGTGATTTtgacaaatacaattttttcataGTCTTATAATACTTGTCTTATACAGCCCAATTATGAATAACAATTCCCAGGGAAATTTTTCCTTATTCCCTGTTCctttattctaaataaaatctGCCCGGGAAATTTTTTGCCTTTTCCCAATTCCCTTATTCTAAACAAACTTCGAAAATGGGAAAATTTCCCCTGGGAAAAAAGTAGGTATTACGAATGTCAATTATAGGGAGAATgtgataacaaattttaaaaataattccgCCAAAAAATTGCAAGGGAGTAGTGccaaaaatgtaagtattttagtttttttattaaaaataaatattaatgcattctttattttaaggtctaaaacaacaaataagaaACAATTGGAGATGCTTCTAGATGCAATGCAAACCCACCAAGGTATTGCTTGTGGGATGTATAAAGGAAGCAAGGAagatttaaatagattttggcGCAATTTGGAGGCGGAGTTGAATTCTGCAGGGCCACGACAAAAAAGTGTTTCGGAGTGGAAAAAGGTATGTCTAATGAAATTTGTCCTCAATGGTATACATTAATGATAAAAGTGCAACATTTTCAGGTATGGTGtgatcaaaaaaaatatgttcggCAGAAGGCCGCCCAAAACCTCAAATCAAGTAAAGGCACTGGTGGAGACCCGAATATGGAGCAGAAGTTTTCTGGAATTGAGGAGGCCATTTACAACTTGATTGGGATGAAGGAGTCGGTTGAAGGTGTAGCCAACAAGTTTGGATTAGGTGGTTCTTATAAAAAcaccaacaaacaaacagattcaaatattgaaaatatattggaGGAAATTTTAGTGACAGACGATGATTCAAATGAAATACAGAAAGAGTGTCCATCTCAGCCACccgctaaaaaaattaaaaagacacCAGTTGGACTGCCCCACAGGTTTCCTCTGCCAATATCCTTGCAGAGGAAATCGGTATTCAAAAGAATATGCTGGAAGTAATGAAAGAGCAGCAACAAACcaccaaaaaaatttatcgTTCCATAGACCGGCTTTATGATGTGAAGAAAGAGGAGTTACTAGAGCAAAAACGGCATAATTTGGTAATGGAAAAGTTAAGGCATACTGAAGTTCaggataaaattgaaaaaaaaaacagaagacTGTTAGAGTTGGAAAACTTGATATACAACGTGAATCAGTAAGAGATAAAATGTGATATAATAGGTATAAGGTGAACAGAAGCTgtgaaatagttttgtttttgtatttttcaatacaattttttatctaTGAAATGCAATAGAAGTACCTGCATATATGAactctttttttatagttttaaaatattatttttgttttgtttatttttactttttatttttttaagaatgttttttgtttttttaataatatacaatTATATTGCATAAAAACTTATAAGTGGCGGCgtgtatttatttacttataaattatttccaatattatttctaatattttggGCTGCAGACAAATACTGCTGTGAGGCTAAGGACACAACATCACTCTCTTGTACAGAAAAATGATCTAAATTGTCCATATCATTTGCAATTGtattgcatttaaaataaatacagatGTTATGCAACgcacaacaaatatttattattttcgct
This genomic window contains:
- the LOC124419187 gene encoding uncharacterized protein LOC124419187 yields the protein MFSVAVRIVAEEAEVEEQQQSKNDQRIARRESKTTNKKQLEMLLDAMQTHQGIACGMYKGSKEDLNRFWRNLEAELNSAGPRQKSVSEWKKVWCDQKKYVRQKAAQNLKSSKGTGGDPNMEQKFSGIEEAIYNLIGMKESVEGVANKFGLGGSYKNTNKQTDSNIENILEEILVTDDDSNEIQKECPSQPPAKKIKKTPVGLPHRFPLPISLQRKSVFKRICWK